A stretch of Henckelia pumila isolate YLH828 chromosome 4, ASM3356847v2, whole genome shotgun sequence DNA encodes these proteins:
- the LOC140866521 gene encoding uncharacterized protein has protein sequence MASQKISKSSIVFSLVSAFLVQGILGNVECEDLDKARCSFAVSSSGRRCLLEKSVRRSGEEVYMCRTSAIEAERYKNWIETDECVNACGLDRNSLGISSDSLLDSRFALMLCSHECYPKCPNVVDLHFNLAAGEGIYLPKLCKEQGANARREMVEIKSSGFVAPGPDLPLPTSYDFLSAPAPAFHPY, from the exons ATGGCCTCACAAAAAATTTCGAAATCTTCAATTGTATTTTCTCTTGTATCGGCCTTCTTGGTGCAAGGCATTCTAG GCAATGTGGAGTGCGAGGATCTAGACAAAGCGCGGTGCTCGTTCGCGGTATCGTCTTCGGGGAGGCGATGCTTGCTAGAGAAGAGCGTGCGCAGGAGCGGAGAGGAGGTTTACATGTGCCGCACTTCAGCGATCGAGGCCGAAAGATACAAGAACTGGATCGAAACTGATGAATGCGTCAATGCGTGTGGCCTCGACAGGAATTCGCTCGGTATCTCGTCCGACTCCCTGCTCGACTCGCGTTTCGCGCTCATGCTTTGCTCCCATGAGTGCTATCCAAAATGCCCCAACGTTGTCGATcttcacttcaatcttgctgcTGGTGAAG GCATCTATCTTCCCAAGCTATGTAAAGAACAAGGAGCAAACGCCCGCCGTGAAATGGTAGAGATCAAGAGCTCGGGATTCGTCGCACCTGGACCAGATTTGCCCCTGCCTACTTCCTATGACTTCCTATCGGCCCCTGCTCCAGCGTTTCATCCTTACTAA